CGGAGCATTTTTTGTTGCAATAATTTCTTTATTCATTTGTATTTCCTCCTTAGTGAATGTAATATATTATACATTTTCAAAGAAAATGCCTTATAGTAAATCCTCTTTATCAAAGAAGATTTTATATAACAAGTATAAATATATAAAGGAAATTTTAAAAAAGCTTTTTTCTGGCCATGAAAAGAGCCGCAGCAACACAGCATATAGCCGCAACGCCCATAATCAGCCAGAAAGCATATGGGTGGGCAGCAAGAGGCATATTGACTACGTTCATTCCGTAAAAGCTGGAAATCATGGTTGGTATTGCCATTACTATCGTTACTGAGGTTAAAAGCTTCATCACAATATTAAGATTATTTGAAATAATAGAAGCAAAGGCATCCATGGTTCCTGATAAAATATCGCTGTATATTTTAGCCATTTCAATCGCCTGCTTGTTTTCTATAATCGTGTCTTCAAGAAGCTCCTTGTCCTCAGGATATTTCTTTATTAAATCAAGCCGTAAAAGCTTTTCCAAAACAATCTCATTGGACTTTAACGAAGTAGAAAAATAAACAAGGGATTTTTCAAGGTCCATAAGCTGTATTAATTCCTGATTTTTCATGGATTTGTGAAGCTCTGTTTCAATAAGGCTGCTTTTTTTATCTATTTGCTTAAGATACTGAAGGTAACTTGTAGCTGTTCTATACAAGAGCAAAAGTATAAATCGTGACTTTTTATAAGTAAAAAATGTTTTTACAGCACCTTTTATAAAGCTGTCTATGATATTGCTTTCCTGAAGGCATACGGTTATTATCGCTTTGTCACTGTAAATAATACCTATAGGAAGCGTCTCATAAGTTCTTGAATTTCTCGTTTCAGTGATAAAGGGTATGTCTATTACGATAAGGTATGAATTTGTATCCTCATCGTATTCTATTCTTGAGCGTTCTTCTTCGTCGGTAGCGGCGCTTATAAAGCTTTGGTCCACTCCGGCCATTTGGCTCACATGCCTTATTTCCTCAAGTGTGGGGCTGATTAAATTAATCCATGAGCCCTCTTCTATTGTTTCAAGCTTTTCAAGCCCTTGGGGGCCTGATTTATAAATATCCATCATATTAACCACATCCTCGCTAAAGGACAGCGGCTAAAAAGGATTTATAGCCCTGCCCTTTGTTTTTTTATTAAGTATCAGAGACCGGCAGCACCGTCGGGGAGGCAAGTCCATAAATCCACTTCCTTTTTAAGTATAATAATAAAGCAAAACAACTTTAAGATAGTGACAAAACCCTATTTTTCATAAACAGCTTAAATATATAAAACCGCTATATTTAAGTCATTCAAAATATACGGTTTTCGTTACTGTAATTAATTTGTTTTACTATAAATACCTTCACTATTTAGTTTAACCTAAATAATACGCTTAATCAACTAATTTATATATTAAAATATCTAAAATAAATATGAAAAAGTTTACATACTTTAAACAAAAAATTTTTAAATAAATACTCTAATTTCTCTGATATAATACTAGACTTGTGCATTTTTAAGCATAATTTTATCATTTCGACATCCAAATGGGCTTTTCATGCAGAAATTACTATAAACTTTCTGCCTTTTTTGATATATTATAATAAAAACTCTTACATATTTTATAATAAACGCAAACACTTATTTATAATTTATTTTTAAAAAATCAATTTTTTATGATTTTACAGCGCAAATGTGAAAGGAATGAAAACATGACTTTTCCAAAGCTTTTTACCAAAGGGACAACCCTTTAGAAACCCTTGATTTTATAAGCTTTGTATGGCTATATTAAATTTTAATATATATGTATGTTTTTTTACTTGACATTGAAATCTGTTTATGGTTTAATATCAATGTTTAGAATCCCTAAACTTTAGGTTTAGTTTATTAAACGGTTTTGTAGGTGATATAGATATGCAAATAGGAGAAAAAATCAAACAGCTACGGATACGAACTAATTTAACCCAAGAAGAGCTTGCAAACCGCGCAGAGCTTTCAAAGGGCTTTATATCTCAGCTTGAAAGAGATCTTACAAGCCCTTCTATCGCTACTCTTGTAGATATATTAGAGTGCCTTGGAACGAATTTAAGAGACTTTTTCAACGAAACCACCGACGATAAAATTATTTTTGAAAAAGATGACGTTTTTATTCAGGAAAATGAGGAGCTTGGCCACAGCATCACCTGGATTATCCCAAACGCCCAGAAAAACCGTATGGAACCTATTCTCATGCGGCTTCAGAAAAACGGACAGTCGAGTATTTACAGCGCCCATGAAGGCGAGGTTTTCGGTTATATTATGCAAGGTTCCGTAACTTTGCATATAGGAAGCCAGAAGTTCAAGGTAAAAAAAGGCGAAAGCTTTTATTATAATGCAAATTCTTCTTATTATGTAGAGAATTCTTCCTCTTCGACAGAGGCAATACTTCTTATGGTATCAACACCACCAAACTTCTAAGGAGGGCTCTAGCAATGAATGATAAATTAATCGATTTAGTCAAAATCAGCAAAACCTTTACAGATGGTGTTAGGGTTTTGCATGATATTGATTTATATATAAAAAAGAATGAATTTCTCACGCTTTTAGGCCCCAGCGGCTGCGGAAAAACCACAACTCTAAGGATTATCGCAGGCTTTGAAACCCCGACAAGCGGAGATCTTTTATTTGAAGGCAAAAGCATATTGAGCCTTCCCCCATATAAGAGAAGAGTCAACACGGTTTTTCAAAAATACGCCCTTTTCCCGAATATGGATGTATATGAAAATATCGCATTCGGCCTTAAGCTTAAAAAGACAGAAAAGAGCGTTATTGACGATAAGGTTAAAAAAATACTTAAGCTTGTGAATCTTCCCGGCTATGAAAAGCGTTCCGTATCCTCTTTAAGCGGCGGGCAGC
This is a stretch of genomic DNA from Anaeropeptidivorans aminofermentans. It encodes these proteins:
- a CDS encoding magnesium transporter CorA family protein is translated as MMDIYKSGPQGLEKLETIEEGSWINLISPTLEEIRHVSQMAGVDQSFISAATDEEERSRIEYDEDTNSYLIVIDIPFITETRNSRTYETLPIGIIYSDKAIITVCLQESNIIDSFIKGAVKTFFTYKKSRFILLLLYRTATSYLQYLKQIDKKSSLIETELHKSMKNQELIQLMDLEKSLVYFSTSLKSNEIVLEKLLRLDLIKKYPEDKELLEDTIIENKQAIEMAKIYSDILSGTMDAFASIISNNLNIVMKLLTSVTIVMAIPTMISSFYGMNVVNMPLAAHPYAFWLIMGVAAICCVAAALFMARKKLF
- a CDS encoding helix-turn-helix domain-containing protein, giving the protein MQIGEKIKQLRIRTNLTQEELANRAELSKGFISQLERDLTSPSIATLVDILECLGTNLRDFFNETTDDKIIFEKDDVFIQENEELGHSITWIIPNAQKNRMEPILMRLQKNGQSSIYSAHEGEVFGYIMQGSVTLHIGSQKFKVKKGESFYYNANSSYYVENSSSSTEAILLMVSTPPNF